Proteins encoded together in one Benincasa hispida cultivar B227 chromosome 1, ASM972705v1, whole genome shotgun sequence window:
- the LOC120086725 gene encoding uncharacterized protein LOC120086725, producing the protein MEEIGGSNGGSNAHWWWALAGATQFGWGIASFRRGFIGNSRIMPLKAFAVASLFVGAGASSAIASLKASGIHKVEDMMEVGASIRSGLGIRRRAQDE; encoded by the exons ATGGAGGAGATCGGAGGCAGCAACGGTGGTAGCAACGCCCACTGGTGGTGGGCTTTGGCCGGTGCCACGCAGTTCGGTTGGGGTATCGCCTCTTTCCGGCGAGGATTTATCGGCAATTCCAGGATCATGCCCCTTAAGGCCTTCGCCGTTGCTTCGCTTTTCGTCGGGGCCGGCGCCTCGTCTGCCATCGCTTCCCTCAAGGCCTCTGGCATCCACAAG GTGGAAGATATGATGGAAGTAGGGGCCAGTATCAGGAGTGGATTGGGGATTCGTCGAAGGGCACAAGATGAATGA
- the LOC120086168 gene encoding putative uncharacterized protein DDB_G0270496, producing the protein MGSASKRERKSQATDSGSEDYEDMDDFELPVGEEEYFSDENDNSENGEEMEEDEEEEAEDDEDEEQLEEEDGGEEDRKDAEIEELEKEYMDLRHQEQDILKNLKQHKDEDFLKGQAVKNQRALWDKSLELRFLLQKAFSNSNRLPKEPIKSSFCELDKGVEVAYSDLITSSKNTLNSLWELQEALLENNKHIVQATDGGTAKLLESSRISNTQNENDEDWFRVAQMHQRIGAFRDKSIDKWHRKTQVTTGAAAIKGKLQAFNQNISEQVAAYMRDPSRMLNQMQLRRSTVHVFGMVLDDSKSKGQEAQAEGGDAELLDDSEFYQQLLKEFFETIDPNSSETAFYALKKLQTKKRKIVDRRASKSRKIRYTIHEKIVNFMTPMPVDLHQATPKLVNNIFGLKLHKSTTTTAV; encoded by the exons ATGGGGTCGGCATCAAAAAGGGAGAGAAAATCACAAGCAACTGATAGTGGGTCTGAAGATTATGAAGACATGGATGATTTTGAACTTCCT GTTGGGGAAGAGGAATACTTTAGTGACGAAAATGACAATTCAGAGAATGGAGAAGAAATGGAAGaggatgaggaagaagaagctgAAGACGATGAGGATGAAGAACAATTAGAAGAGGAAGATGGAGGGGAGGAGGACCGTAAAGATGCCGAGATTGAGGAACTTGAGAAAGAATATATGGATCTTCGTCACCAGGAGCA AGACATTTTGAAGAATTTGAAGCAACATAAGGATGAAGATTTTCTTAAAGGTCAAGCCGTAAAGAATCAAAGG GCTTTGTGGGACAAAAGTCTTGAGCTTAGATTTTTGCTTCAGAAGGCATTCTCCAACTCAAATAGATTGCCAAAG GAGCCAATTAAGTCCTCATTTTGTGAATTAGACAAGGGTGTTGAGGTGGCATATTCAGATTTGATTACATCATCAAAGAACACTTTGAATTCTTTATGGGAACTGCAAGAG GCTTTACTTGAAAATAATAAGCATATCGTTCAAGCCACCGATG GAGGAACTGCAAAGCTTTTGGAGTCTTCCAGAATCTCAAATactcaaaatgaaaatgatgaagatTGGTTCCGAGTTGCTCAGATGCATCAGAG GATAGGGGCTTTCAGGGACAAGTCAATTGACAAATGGCATAGGAAAACACAAGTCACAACAGGTGCTGCAGCTATTAAAGGCAAATTGCAGGCCTTCAATCAG AATATCAGCGAACAGGTAGCTGCATATATGAGAGATCCAAGTAGGATGCTTAATCAAATGCAGCTTAGGAGATCAACTGTACACGTATTTGGAATG GTTCTTGACGATAGCAAGAGCAAGGGGCAG GAAGCACAAGCTGAAGGAGGTGATGCTGAACTTCTGGACGACTCTGAATTCTATCAGCAATTGTTGAAGGAGTTCTTTGAGACAATTGATCCAAATTCATCTG AGACAGCGTTTTATGCATTGAAAAAGTTGCAAACAAAGAAGAGAAAGATAGTCGATCGGCGAGCCTCGAAGAGTCGGAAGATAAG ATACACTATCCACGAAAAGATAGTGAACTTCATGACTCCTATGCCTGTGGATCTTCACCAAGCCACTCCCAAACTAGTCAACAACATCTTTGGTTTGAAACTCCACAAGTCAACTACGACCACAGCCGTTTAG